One Candidatus Bathyarchaeota archaeon genomic window carries:
- a CDS encoding DUF357 domain-containing protein, with protein MSLEQLVARYIASAERVLSELQITVKDDVLCLPRKAILEVIDLAKAYLHDAKYYRNRKRFDVGLASVAYCEGLLDALRILGAVRFEWPTRKEGNT; from the coding sequence GTGAGTCTCGAACAGCTTGTTGCAAGGTATATTGCTTCAGCCGAGCGTGTTTTAAGCGAGCTGCAAATAACCGTCAAAGATGATGTTTTATGCTTGCCTAGAAAGGCTATTCTTGAGGTTATTGATTTGGCAAAAGCCTATTTGCATGATGCCAAATATTATAGGAACCGCAAGCGTTTTGACGTAGGTCTAGCCTCGGTGGCTTACTGCGAAGGCCTGCTGGATGCTTTAAGGATATTGGGGGCGGTGAGGTTCGAATGGCCAACGAGAAAAGAAGGGAACACGTGA
- a CDS encoding type II secretion system F family protein, with product MQASFKGPKIFGGLLNRLMEENTSEINRELPFAALLFTILAASGVTLYESWKKLRSIEHLPVFQKEAKEVVRQVEVLGYDPLTVMQKRAEKTKSKVYREFLLGYVSAVRSGGNVVNYLRSKLRSIFEIQSAAALRSIERLGTIVEAYAVMLIVTLCSYILFIVFSSTSIFDPMRASGAPGISTEVVCLLIFLLTPLISVVFMVFAHIERKSNLVGVKKPYQVAVVTAIGAAVFLALAFTMPQLKYLTAPQVAPLLVTSCLLAISVPAAGFYIDIARINNAAENATPSFLRDVTEARKTGLSPEKSIIHAAGRPGYGKFSEVLALIKSQMEWGVPLRKIFGNVKRKIQTWPVLVNFLILVETIKTGGGSSLALEILTEYSEKQKDVEVNKKALLRPYVILAFIWSVLIALTTTMVALTVYALTSLSLPGATPTPFFALQEQMNLFSLGILLQCWLSGFFVGKVNEGTFAAGFKYSAMLVLTAHISLALSQSLLGGMLGLAIQP from the coding sequence ATGCAAGCGTCATTCAAGGGACCGAAGATTTTCGGAGGTTTGTTAAATCGCTTAATGGAGGAGAATACAAGCGAAATAAATCGGGAGCTACCCTTCGCAGCGCTGCTATTCACCATTTTGGCAGCAAGCGGAGTCACTCTCTATGAAAGTTGGAAGAAACTCCGCAGCATCGAGCATTTGCCAGTTTTTCAGAAAGAGGCGAAGGAGGTTGTCCGTCAAGTGGAGGTTTTGGGCTACGATCCGTTGACGGTTATGCAGAAAAGGGCGGAAAAAACCAAGTCAAAGGTTTACCGTGAATTCTTGCTGGGCTATGTTTCAGCAGTCAGAAGCGGAGGCAACGTCGTAAACTATCTTAGGAGCAAGCTTCGCTCCATTTTCGAGATCCAAAGCGCTGCCGCCCTTCGAAGCATCGAAAGGCTTGGAACTATTGTGGAGGCTTACGCCGTCATGCTTATTGTGACATTGTGCTCCTACATCCTCTTCATAGTCTTTTCATCTACATCTATATTTGACCCTATGAGGGCATCGGGTGCTCCAGGGATCTCCACGGAGGTTGTATGCCTCCTCATATTCCTATTAACGCCGTTGATCTCGGTGGTTTTCATGGTCTTTGCCCACATAGAGCGGAAAAGCAACCTTGTAGGTGTCAAAAAGCCATACCAAGTGGCGGTGGTAACTGCTATAGGCGCTGCAGTTTTCTTGGCGCTTGCTTTTACAATGCCTCAACTTAAATATTTGACTGCACCGCAAGTCGCGCCTCTCTTGGTGACGTCTTGTTTACTGGCGATTTCCGTTCCAGCAGCCGGATTTTACATAGATATTGCTAGAATAAACAATGCTGCTGAAAACGCTACACCCAGCTTTTTAAGAGACGTGACTGAAGCACGAAAAACTGGTCTTTCACCGGAGAAAAGCATAATACACGCCGCTGGACGCCCAGGCTACGGCAAATTTTCAGAAGTTTTGGCGCTCATCAAAAGCCAGATGGAGTGGGGTGTCCCATTAAGAAAAATTTTCGGAAATGTCAAGAGGAAGATTCAAACTTGGCCAGTTCTAGTAAACTTCCTAATTCTTGTTGAAACCATAAAGACTGGTGGAGGTTCCAGTCTAGCCCTTGAAATATTGACAGAGTATAGCGAAAAACAGAAAGATGTAGAAGTTAATAAGAAAGCTCTATTAAGGCCATATGTGATTTTAGCTTTCATCTGGAGCGTTTTAATCGCCCTAACAACCACTATGGTGGCTTTGACGGTTTACGCTTTGACTAGTCTTTCGCTTCCAGGGGCAACGCCCACACCATTCTTTGCTTTGCAGGAGCAGATGAACCTCTTTTCGCTTGGCATATTGCTACAGTGCTGGCTTTCAGGTTTTTTCGTGGGCAAAGTTAACGAGGGCACTTTTGCAGCTGGCTTTAAATATTCAGCTATGCTTGTCTTGACGGCTCATATTTCCCTCGCGCTTTCCCAAAGCTTGTTGGGAGGCATGCTTGGCTTAGCAATTCAACCATAG
- a CDS encoding DUF120 domain-containing protein, with protein MSEKQDWRHLYTLLKLAELGAHRRTAKISTEFLARKLGVSQQSASRHLIELELKGWIKRTITPEGCLVQIAEPGASQLKRLYANLRFLMETAYPPSVTLEGVVFTGLGEGAYYVTRDHYRRQFMEKLGFDPYPGTLNLKLSSDYDVKTRLELEAYPAIEVEGFKSEDRTFGPVKCYPVIIENKVKGALVAAMRSHYDTSVIELIAPVCLRKHLNLKDGHKVKVEVLTLP; from the coding sequence ATGAGTGAAAAGCAAGACTGGCGCCATCTCTACACACTTTTGAAGCTGGCGGAGCTAGGCGCCCACCGTAGAACTGCCAAAATCTCCACGGAGTTTTTAGCTAGAAAACTGGGTGTTTCTCAGCAGTCAGCCTCCCGCCATCTAATTGAGCTTGAACTCAAAGGCTGGATAAAACGCACCATAACACCGGAGGGCTGTCTAGTGCAAATTGCAGAACCAGGCGCCAGCCAGCTTAAAAGGCTTTATGCAAACCTGCGCTTTTTGATGGAAACCGCCTACCCGCCTTCGGTGACGCTTGAAGGTGTGGTTTTTACAGGACTTGGCGAAGGCGCCTACTATGTGACAAGAGACCATTACAGGCGACAGTTCATGGAAAAGCTTGGCTTCGATCCATATCCGGGAACATTGAACCTAAAATTATCGTCGGATTATGATGTCAAAACCCGCTTGGAGTTGGAAGCTTATCCAGCCATTGAGGTTGAAGGCTTCAAAAGTGAGGATCGCACTTTTGGGCCGGTGAAATGTTACCCAGTCATTATAGAGAACAAAGTTAAGGGTGCCCTTGTGGCAGCTATGAGAAGCCACTACGACACTTCGGTGATAGAGTTAATAGCCCCAGTATGCTTGAGAAAACATCTTAACCTGAAAGATGGTCATAAAGTAAAAGTTGAAGTTTTGACTCTTCCATAA
- a CDS encoding type II/IV secretion system ATPase subunit → MKFNLKLWKGGEKQEAKDTFWEQAELAGVLETQRWSVPEGYVEVEYYPLKPPFSYAAIVQKEETLEYMYVLDELPLSREEREGYARLRNILEFELQAPEGEETLAESFRRQIPAILVKHKKVLIGVSPVGVRKILYYLERDITGYGKIDPLMYDDYVEDISCSGVGKPVYLWHRKYENIKTNIVFRDEQELEDFVMRIVHKSGKHVSIAYPIVDVTLPEKHRLAVSFGRETTPYGTAFTIRKFRKDPFTIIDLIENETINESIAAYLWLLMENKMSVMIIGATGAGKTTALNAIACLTKPSYKIISVEEVAEINLPHENWTSTIARSGFGPESEGEITLYDLIKSAMRHRPDLIIVGEVRGEEAYVLFQALATGHGGLCTLHAEDVDTAIKRLTQPPMNIPTSIIPLMNCVITVKHVRTPVFLESERRLSSRKFVSITEIKDYNSYQEVFSWNPSTDMFLENLQESHLLKKMASSLDIPVERLLDELEYRKRVLAHMVEHGIRDYLSVNKVLSKYYNNPELFQREFLEKGGW, encoded by the coding sequence TTGAAGTTTAACCTTAAACTTTGGAAAGGCGGCGAGAAACAAGAAGCCAAAGACACGTTTTGGGAACAAGCTGAGCTAGCGGGTGTGCTTGAAACTCAAAGGTGGAGCGTCCCGGAGGGCTACGTGGAAGTTGAGTATTATCCGCTTAAGCCGCCCTTCTCCTATGCGGCTATAGTCCAAAAGGAGGAAACCTTGGAATACATGTATGTTCTCGACGAGCTTCCCTTGTCAAGGGAGGAACGTGAAGGCTACGCTCGGCTTAGAAATATTTTGGAGTTTGAGCTGCAAGCCCCGGAAGGCGAGGAAACACTTGCAGAATCTTTCAGGAGGCAGATACCCGCCATTCTCGTCAAACACAAGAAAGTGTTGATAGGTGTATCTCCAGTCGGAGTGCGCAAAATCCTCTATTATCTTGAAAGAGACATCACAGGCTACGGTAAAATAGACCCCTTAATGTATGACGATTATGTGGAGGATATCAGCTGCAGCGGTGTCGGCAAACCCGTTTACCTTTGGCATCGGAAATACGAGAACATTAAAACCAACATTGTTTTCCGGGACGAGCAGGAACTTGAAGACTTTGTCATGCGCATTGTCCACAAGTCCGGCAAGCATGTGAGCATAGCTTATCCAATAGTGGATGTTACGCTTCCGGAAAAACACCGTTTAGCCGTGTCCTTCGGCAGAGAAACCACACCCTACGGAACAGCCTTCACAATTCGCAAGTTCCGCAAAGACCCCTTCACCATCATAGACTTAATTGAAAATGAAACCATAAACGAGAGCATAGCAGCCTATCTCTGGCTCTTGATGGAGAACAAGATGTCCGTGATGATTATTGGAGCTACCGGCGCCGGAAAAACAACAGCCTTAAACGCAATTGCATGCCTTACAAAGCCAAGCTACAAAATCATATCCGTAGAAGAGGTTGCTGAAATCAACCTTCCTCATGAAAACTGGACATCCACAATTGCGCGGTCAGGCTTCGGGCCGGAGAGCGAGGGCGAAATAACTTTATATGACCTCATCAAGTCAGCGATGCGCCACCGCCCAGACCTCATAATTGTCGGCGAGGTTAGAGGCGAAGAAGCCTATGTGCTGTTTCAAGCGTTGGCCACTGGTCACGGTGGACTGTGTACTTTGCACGCTGAGGACGTAGATACAGCTATCAAACGGTTGACCCAGCCGCCTATGAATATTCCTACGTCTATAATTCCGCTGATGAATTGTGTCATAACAGTCAAACATGTTCGAACACCAGTTTTCCTGGAATCCGAAAGAAGACTTTCCAGCAGAAAGTTCGTTAGCATTACAGAAATCAAAGATTATAATAGCTATCAAGAAGTTTTCAGTTGGAACCCTTCCACAGACATGTTCTTGGAAAATCTGCAGGAAAGCCATCTTTTAAAGAAGATGGCTTCAAGTCTTGACATACCTGTGGAAAGACTTTTGGACGAATTGGAATATCGTAAGCGAGTTTTGGCTCACATGGTGGAACATGGCATCCGTGACTACCTAAGCGTTAACAAAGTCTTGAGCAAATACTACAATAATCCCGAGCTTTTCCAGAGGGAGTTCCTCGAAAAAGGCGGGTGGTGA
- a CDS encoding FAD synthase produces the protein MKKRTVVLASGVFDLLHLGHVRYLEEAKKAGGENAELIVIVARDSTVEKRKGYKPVMPENQRRALVESLKVVNEAILGYEEFDIGKVIEKIKPDIIAVGHDQDGMEKAVMDYIRKKGLRIKVVRIGKFGESELDSSSKIKQKIIEDYKRVK, from the coding sequence GTGAAAAAGCGAACGGTGGTTCTGGCTTCCGGAGTATTTGACCTACTGCATCTTGGACATGTCAGATATTTGGAGGAAGCCAAGAAGGCTGGCGGAGAGAACGCCGAGTTAATTGTTATTGTGGCAAGGGATAGCACTGTTGAGAAGCGGAAGGGCTACAAGCCAGTCATGCCTGAAAACCAGAGGCGGGCACTTGTGGAATCCTTGAAAGTCGTGAATGAAGCCATTTTAGGTTATGAAGAATTCGACATTGGCAAGGTTATTGAAAAAATTAAACCCGACATCATAGCCGTAGGCCATGATCAAGACGGGATGGAGAAAGCCGTAATGGACTATATTCGAAAGAAAGGCCTAAGAATAAAAGTTGTGCGTATCGGCAAATTCGGCGAAAGTGAACTGGACAGCTCTTCGAAAATAAAGCAAAAAATTATTGAAGACTATAAAAGGGTAAAATAG
- a CDS encoding ECF transporter S component has protein sequence MKVRVLDVAMAGICAGLYALIGRLTDLGITFGGVAFWPAAVIPAVFSVLFGPWVGGTGAAIGIFIRDMLFHGDALLSLSAGVTANFAGGFLIGYFARTNLTLKKVGTSMFVGSVTIVAGLLLPTVLLPAESELFTGWPAYISLIVFTAAVIASIVIMVVVVKRWPEWRSYTVGSIIGLGVASLIIALVVWGYSQVFWSPGGYFKAPLPPEFMSLIFVWTFATEIPFVLLLGPPIIKACRNAFPSLTRNIKSE, from the coding sequence ATGAAGGTTCGAGTGTTGGACGTGGCGATGGCCGGGATCTGTGCAGGCTTATACGCCCTAATAGGTCGTTTAACAGATTTAGGCATAACTTTTGGAGGGGTCGCCTTCTGGCCAGCAGCCGTTATACCGGCGGTTTTCTCAGTTCTCTTTGGGCCATGGGTTGGCGGAACCGGCGCAGCTATAGGCATATTTATTCGTGACATGCTTTTCCACGGAGATGCCTTGTTAAGCCTTTCAGCAGGCGTTACTGCCAATTTTGCAGGCGGCTTTTTAATTGGCTATTTCGCCCGCACAAACCTAACCTTGAAAAAAGTTGGCACAAGCATGTTTGTAGGCAGCGTTACAATAGTGGCGGGTTTACTCTTGCCCACTGTTCTGTTGCCAGCAGAGTCTGAGCTCTTCACAGGTTGGCCCGCCTACATAAGCCTCATCGTCTTTACAGCGGCTGTTATTGCAAGTATAGTCATAATGGTAGTTGTCGTAAAACGTTGGCCTGAATGGAGAAGCTATACGGTCGGCTCTATTATCGGGTTGGGAGTTGCCAGTCTAATAATCGCTTTGGTTGTTTGGGGGTACAGCCAAGTCTTTTGGAGCCCGGGAGGCTATTTCAAGGCACCTCTCCCACCAGAGTTTATGTCGCTAATCTTTGTTTGGACTTTCGCCACGGAAATCCCCTTTGTCCTCCTTCTTGGACCGCCCATTATCAAGGCTTGCCGCAATGCTTTCCCATCTTTAACCCGCAACATAAAGAGCGAATAA
- a CDS encoding phosphopantetheine adenylyltransferase produces the protein MRSEVAGVRLAAKKFRIVGVGGTFDELHKGHRTLLLRAFEVSEQVWIGLCTDEFVAKMNKPHIVAPYEERRMELENFLKAHGLTERAKIMPLNDAYGITLRKGCLEALVVSQETEPMAKKINEERVKRGLKPLHIIVVDMVPSENHTPISTTRIRRGEIDREGRLIKQLEKAPS, from the coding sequence ATGCGGAGTGAGGTTGCTGGGGTAAGATTGGCGGCCAAAAAGTTTAGGATCGTAGGAGTTGGCGGAACCTTCGACGAACTACACAAAGGACACAGAACGCTGCTTTTAAGGGCGTTCGAAGTTAGCGAACAAGTTTGGATAGGTTTGTGCACAGATGAATTCGTAGCTAAAATGAATAAACCTCACATTGTGGCTCCATACGAAGAGAGACGGATGGAGCTGGAAAACTTCCTAAAAGCGCATGGTCTTACGGAAAGAGCGAAGATAATGCCGTTGAACGATGCTTACGGAATAACGTTACGGAAAGGCTGCCTCGAAGCGTTGGTGGTCAGTCAAGAAACTGAACCTATGGCCAAAAAGATAAATGAAGAGAGAGTCAAACGAGGACTTAAACCCCTCCACATAATAGTTGTAGACATGGTTCCATCGGAAAACCATACGCCAATCTCTACAACAAGAATACGCAGAGGCGAAATAGACCGAGAGGGACGTCTGATAAAACAGCTGGAAAAAGCACCATCTTAA
- the dph5 gene encoding diphthine synthase: MVLGELVFVGLGLHDEKGISLQGLEEARTALAVFLEAYTSFMPGFSLEGFERLLGRRVVIVSRRHLEDDDGRVVLDAASRGKAVLLVPGDPLVATTHVALRLEAEKRGIKTRVVHGASIVSAVMGLCGLHNYKFGRSVTIPFPENFSEAPYMVLAQNIGLGLHTLCLLDIDVERNRFLTIQEALETLLKIETEKRLGIIGEETLVVGVARAGSPDPTVKAGAIRELLGYDFGGPPYSLVFPGKLHFMEAEALIVLAKAPATVRRLME, from the coding sequence ATGGTTTTGGGCGAGCTTGTGTTTGTTGGTTTGGGTTTGCATGACGAAAAGGGCATTAGCCTACAGGGCCTGGAGGAGGCCAGAACAGCCTTGGCTGTTTTTCTAGAAGCTTACACGAGCTTTATGCCGGGCTTTTCCTTGGAAGGTTTTGAGAGGCTTTTGGGCAGGCGGGTTGTGATTGTTTCGCGGAGGCATCTTGAAGATGATGATGGGCGGGTTGTTTTGGATGCTGCCAGCAGGGGCAAAGCGGTTTTGCTCGTCCCCGGCGATCCGCTTGTTGCAACTACGCATGTAGCGCTCAGACTCGAAGCCGAGAAACGTGGAATTAAAACACGGGTTGTTCACGGCGCTTCCATCGTTTCCGCTGTCATGGGCTTATGTGGCCTACATAACTATAAGTTTGGTAGGAGCGTGACTATACCGTTTCCGGAGAATTTTTCGGAAGCGCCTTACATGGTTTTAGCCCAAAACATAGGTTTAGGGCTTCACACATTATGCTTGCTGGATATTGACGTTGAGAGAAACCGATTTCTCACAATTCAGGAGGCCCTTGAAACTCTTTTAAAAATTGAGACTGAGAAGCGGTTAGGCATCATAGGTGAGGAGACTCTTGTCGTGGGTGTCGCAAGGGCTGGAAGCCCGGACCCAACGGTTAAGGCTGGCGCCATCAGAGAGTTGTTAGGTTATGATTTTGGCGGTCCACCCTACAGCCTCGTTTTTCCCGGGAAACTCCACTTTATGGAGGCTGAAGCCCTCATAGTGCTTGCCAAGGCGCCTGCAACTGTTAGGAGGCTTATGGAGTGA
- a CDS encoding alanine--glyoxylate aminotransferase family protein, translating to MIDRRLIMLPGPTNVPERIAHAMIQPMINHRGEEFHKIYSEIEANLKYTFQTKNDVFVLTASGTGGVECAVSNLVNHGEKVIVPIFGAFSKRLAEIIKCRGGIPIELNLPLGAAPKACHITELIEKESDTKAIFVVYNETSTGVRVCELPEIAKIAEENEVLMVVDAVSALGGDELPVDKWKIDVCVTGSQKCLACPPGLSIISVSQKAWEKIEKTKNKPSYFDLTLMREFAAKKETPFTPAIPLFYALNEALKMMREEGLERSIERHRKCAKAFYNAIEAYGLSVFPKDREVRSNTVIAVNVPEKVDERLVRSIMRDKYKVVIGSGMDELKGKIFRIGNMGKVTLAEVVTTLSALGNALIDVGYDLNIKAGLEAAAKVFN from the coding sequence ATGATCGATAGAAGGTTAATAATGCTTCCAGGGCCAACGAACGTTCCAGAACGCATCGCACATGCAATGATCCAGCCAATGATAAATCACAGAGGAGAGGAGTTTCATAAGATTTACTCTGAAATTGAAGCTAACCTAAAGTATACGTTTCAGACGAAAAACGACGTTTTTGTGTTGACGGCGTCTGGAACAGGAGGCGTTGAGTGTGCAGTAAGCAACCTAGTTAATCATGGAGAGAAAGTTATAGTTCCAATTTTCGGAGCTTTCAGCAAACGATTGGCTGAAATAATTAAGTGTAGAGGTGGAATCCCTATAGAGTTGAACCTCCCGTTGGGAGCTGCCCCAAAAGCTTGCCATATTACAGAGTTGATTGAAAAAGAGTCGGATACCAAGGCAATCTTTGTAGTATACAACGAAACATCAACAGGAGTCAGGGTCTGCGAACTTCCCGAGATTGCAAAAATCGCGGAAGAAAATGAGGTGCTCATGGTAGTGGATGCAGTGTCAGCGCTTGGTGGAGATGAACTTCCGGTGGATAAATGGAAGATAGATGTTTGTGTGACGGGTAGTCAGAAATGCTTAGCTTGTCCACCAGGACTTTCCATTATCTCCGTAAGTCAGAAGGCTTGGGAGAAAATAGAGAAAACCAAGAACAAACCGAGTTACTTTGATTTAACATTGATGAGGGAGTTTGCTGCTAAAAAGGAAACACCGTTTACCCCCGCAATCCCACTGTTTTACGCCTTAAATGAAGCGCTAAAAATGATGAGAGAGGAGGGGCTTGAGAGAAGCATTGAAAGGCATAGGAAATGTGCAAAGGCATTTTACAACGCTATAGAAGCGTATGGGCTGTCCGTTTTCCCAAAAGACAGAGAAGTTCGCTCAAACACTGTTATAGCAGTTAACGTCCCCGAGAAAGTTGACGAAAGATTGGTACGTAGCATAATGCGAGACAAATATAAAGTGGTTATCGGCAGCGGAATGGACGAATTAAAGGGTAAAATTTTCAGAATTGGAAATATGGGGAAAGTAACTCTGGCAGAAGTGGTTACAACGTTAAGTGCGCTTGGGAACGCTCTAATAGATGTCGGATATGATTTAAACATTAAAGCTGGACTCGAAGCCGCAGCCAAAGTATTTAATTAA
- a CDS encoding 3-phosphoglycerate dehydrogenase: protein MISKAGLGIAFNPAPILTKYAKVVLNSERLDEALPIIKDFISKRHVEENVSEKRLKPRVLICDPIDKEGVKLFQMSGFEVLNKPGIAYEELKKEVANCDVLIVRSRTKVTKEIIDAGKNLKVVARAGAGVDNIDVEYAEKKGIKVICASDAVANSVAELTIGLILSLARQIPRADREMKNGKWIKNELEGWELRGKTLGIIGFGRIGQRVAQLAKAFGMRILVYDLNQPSENSLNELGAQLVSLEKLLSDSDVITLHVPLTNQTYHMIGKDEMERMKDGVYIVNTSRGLVVDEEALFEALKTGKIAGAALDVYEKEPPNSCLVVKLQNVVCTPHIGAQTVEAQKDASIDIASKIIQLFKHTLEGVCEKPCQECVKL from the coding sequence ATGATAAGCAAGGCTGGGCTTGGGATAGCCTTTAATCCCGCACCAATTCTCACAAAATATGCCAAGGTGGTTTTAAACTCTGAGAGGCTTGACGAAGCTTTGCCCATAATTAAGGATTTCATTTCAAAAAGGCATGTAGAGGAAAACGTGAGTGAAAAAAGGCTAAAGCCGAGGGTTCTTATATGTGATCCAATCGATAAAGAGGGTGTAAAGCTATTCCAAATGTCCGGGTTTGAAGTTTTAAATAAGCCCGGGATCGCTTATGAAGAACTCAAAAAAGAGGTTGCCAATTGCGACGTGTTAATTGTTCGAAGCAGAACTAAGGTGACAAAAGAAATCATAGATGCTGGCAAAAATCTTAAAGTAGTAGCTCGAGCTGGAGCTGGTGTGGACAATATAGACGTTGAATATGCTGAGAAAAAAGGGATAAAAGTCATCTGTGCATCAGATGCTGTGGCTAACTCCGTGGCAGAGCTAACGATAGGTCTAATATTGTCCCTTGCTCGGCAAATACCCCGCGCAGACCGGGAAATGAAAAATGGAAAATGGATAAAAAATGAACTAGAAGGTTGGGAGCTACGCGGCAAAACCCTTGGCATAATAGGATTTGGACGTATAGGCCAGAGGGTTGCACAGCTTGCCAAAGCTTTTGGAATGAGAATTCTCGTATACGACTTGAACCAGCCATCTGAGAACAGCCTCAATGAGCTTGGCGCACAACTTGTGTCCTTAGAAAAACTTCTAAGCGATAGCGACGTTATAACGCTACATGTTCCGCTTACAAACCAAACATATCACATGATAGGCAAAGATGAAATGGAAAGAATGAAGGATGGCGTTTACATCGTAAACACTTCTAGAGGATTAGTTGTTGATGAAGAAGCCCTTTTTGAAGCCTTAAAGACTGGAAAAATAGCAGGGGCAGCGTTAGATGTCTATGAGAAGGAACCGCCTAACTCTTGTCTGGTTGTTAAACTGCAAAATGTGGTGTGCACACCGCATATAGGTGCCCAGACCGTGGAAGCTCAAAAAGATGCGTCAATCGACATTGCATCAAAAATAATTCAACTGTTCAAGCACACTCTTGAAGGTGTGTGTGAAAAACCATGTCAAGAATGCGTTAAACTCTGA
- a CDS encoding radical SAM protein — protein sequence MNLLTWFDPWRSPFCTCPPKLTFNPYTGCDHRCVYCYASSYIPRFYECRPKKDLLPRLKREAVKLKGELVSISNSSDPYPTVEAETGLTRRCIQILAECNCLIQIITKSSIVVRDIDLLKRVPSMVALTITTDDVETAKILEPYAPTPAERLKAAERLLAEDIPVAVRIDPVIPYVNENPESLVKAIAEIGVKHITASTYKVKADNWQRLSLAMPKLSEKLKPLYFEKGEKLGRYTYLPKILRLKLLENLAKLAKKHGLKFATCREGLKSLNTAATCDGSWLLKTNTIKASTFTKMSLDIV from the coding sequence TTGAATTTACTCACATGGTTTGATCCTTGGCGTTCGCCTTTTTGCACATGCCCGCCTAAGTTGACTTTTAATCCTTACACTGGTTGCGACCATCGATGCGTCTACTGTTACGCATCCAGCTATATCCCGCGGTTTTATGAGTGTAGACCCAAAAAAGACTTGCTACCGCGGTTGAAACGCGAGGCTGTTAAACTAAAAGGCGAGCTAGTTTCCATTTCGAATTCATCAGACCCTTATCCAACCGTTGAGGCTGAAACCGGTTTGACGAGACGTTGCATCCAAATTTTGGCCGAGTGTAACTGCCTTATCCAGATAATAACCAAGTCCAGCATTGTGGTTAGGGATATAGACCTTTTAAAGCGGGTGCCTTCCATGGTGGCTTTAACAATAACAACGGATGATGTTGAAACAGCTAAAATTCTTGAGCCTTATGCGCCGACGCCTGCTGAACGTCTAAAAGCCGCCGAGAGGCTTTTGGCGGAGGATATACCTGTGGCGGTACGCATAGACCCGGTGATCCCCTACGTGAATGAAAACCCAGAATCCTTGGTTAAAGCCATAGCAGAAATAGGTGTCAAGCACATAACCGCCTCCACTTATAAGGTTAAGGCGGACAACTGGCAACGGCTAAGCCTAGCTATGCCAAAACTCTCTGAAAAGCTTAAACCCCTCTACTTTGAGAAAGGCGAAAAATTGGGACGGTACACTTACCTGCCGAAAATTCTGAGGCTTAAGCTTTTAGAGAATTTGGCGAAGCTAGCTAAAAAACATGGATTAAAGTTTGCTACTTGCCGCGAGGGTTTGAAAAGCTTAAATACAGCAGCCACATGCGATGGCTCATGGCTGCTTAAGACAAATACCATAAAGGCGTCTACGTTTACAAAAATGTCCTTAGACATAGTT